In Vicingus serpentipes, the following are encoded in one genomic region:
- a CDS encoding ABC transporter substrate-binding protein, protein MKQIKFIILLLVIAVFDSCVDKRDLSNNTVIAHISSNPDGLHPFNDNSANRTYIFNYTQQTLVSMDIENLEIEPQLIKSMPEVSEDGLEYTYELKEGIKWADGSAFTVDDVIFTTKIQVCPLTNNTNVKGNYTSVIESVKKHPEDPNKFIMRAKTLHVSNLEIFAEVYMQQKSHWDPDGILDNLTFEEMYDENFKASEDVSNWFNSFNSGDNSYQPEKLVGLGPYQVTEFNIGSYITLEKKENWYGDDNTTDLAYQNYPDKIIFKIISDDAASYLAIKNQQIDVSTYIGTTKLMKLQAIDYFNNNYHSAFMDQYSYSYMGLNMKPDGTEFKPFFTDQKVRRAIAHLVPVDEIIDVIVQGQASRQVANVSPLKKSYNSDLKVIEFDIEKAKKLLDEAGWIDTDKNNIRDKVVNGEKLQFSFKLSYMSGNAATKETILMIKEEMYKAGIDVIPSPMDFTLFYKNAQDHKFDAMLGGWGGSAGYSDPMQLWHTEAWASKGSNFTGFGDAQSDSLIKLANTSLNPADHIAATKALQKKIYDDQPYVFMYSYKRKIAIHKRFDNANMYNEKPGVALNNLILKPEFRGNTLKPE, encoded by the coding sequence ATGAAACAAATCAAATTTATTATTCTTTTATTGGTTATTGCAGTTTTTGATTCTTGTGTTGATAAGAGAGATCTTTCTAACAATACTGTTATTGCACATATATCATCAAACCCAGATGGGCTTCATCCTTTTAATGATAATTCAGCAAACAGAACTTATATTTTTAACTATACTCAACAAACCTTGGTTAGTATGGATATTGAAAATTTAGAAATAGAACCTCAGTTAATTAAAAGTATGCCTGAAGTTAGTGAGGATGGATTAGAATATACTTACGAATTAAAGGAAGGAATAAAATGGGCTGATGGGTCAGCGTTTACAGTTGATGATGTAATTTTTACAACAAAAATTCAAGTTTGCCCATTAACTAACAACACAAATGTTAAAGGTAATTACACATCTGTTATAGAATCTGTGAAAAAACACCCTGAAGATCCAAATAAATTTATAATGAGAGCAAAAACTTTACATGTTTCAAATCTTGAAATATTTGCTGAAGTTTATATGCAGCAGAAATCTCACTGGGACCCTGATGGTATTCTTGATAATTTAACTTTTGAAGAAATGTATGATGAGAATTTTAAAGCCTCTGAAGATGTTTCAAATTGGTTTAATAGCTTTAATAGTGGCGACAATAGTTACCAACCAGAAAAACTTGTTGGACTTGGGCCTTACCAAGTAACTGAATTTAATATTGGTAGTTATATTACATTAGAGAAAAAAGAAAACTGGTATGGTGATGATAATACTACAGATTTAGCATATCAAAACTATCCTGACAAAATAATTTTTAAAATTATCAGTGATGATGCTGCTTCTTACCTAGCTATAAAAAATCAACAAATAGATGTATCTACCTATATAGGTACTACTAAATTAATGAAGTTACAGGCTATTGATTATTTTAACAATAATTATCACTCCGCTTTTATGGACCAGTATTCTTATTCTTATATGGGGCTAAATATGAAACCTGATGGTACAGAATTTAAACCTTTTTTCACTGACCAAAAAGTAAGAAGAGCAATTGCTCATTTAGTTCCTGTTGATGAAATTATTGATGTAATTGTTCAAGGGCAAGCTTCAAGACAAGTAGCAAATGTTTCGCCATTAAAAAAGTCTTACAATTCTGATTTAAAAGTGATTGAATTTGATATTGAAAAAGCTAAAAAATTATTAGACGAAGCTGGTTGGATAGATACAGACAAAAACAACATTAGAGATAAAGTGGTAAATGGAGAAAAATTGCAATTCTCATTTAAGTTAAGTTACATGAGTGGAAACGCTGCAACTAAAGAAACTATTTTAATGATTAAAGAAGAAATGTATAAGGCAGGTATTGATGTTATTCCTTCTCCTATGGATTTCACTTTATTCTATAAAAATGCACAAGACCACAAATTTGATGCTATGCTTGGGGGATGGGGTGGCTCAGCAGGTTATTCAGATCCAATGCAATTATGGCATACCGAAGCATGGGCAAGTAAAGGCTCTAATTTTACTGGTTTTGGTGATGCTCAAAGTGATTCATTAATAAAACTTGCAAACACTTCTTTAAATCCAGCCGACCATATAGCTGCAACGAAAGCATTACAAAAGAAAATATATGATGATCAACCTTATGTTTTCATGTATAGTTACAAAAGAAAAATAGCAATTCATAAAAGATTTGACAATGCCAATATGTACAATGAAAAACCTGGTGTTGCACTAAACAATTTAATATTAAAACCAGAATTTAGAGGTAATACTCTTAAACCTGAATAA